In Methylobacterium aquaticum, the following are encoded in one genomic region:
- a CDS encoding ABC transporter ATP-binding protein codes for MTTPASSTPSPAPGHLRFAAVSKRFGSHPAVDSVDLDLAPGQVFCLLGPSGCGKSTLLRLVAGFEEPSAGTILLDGQDLAGVPPHRRPVNMMFQSYALFPHKDVAGNVAYGLEREALGKAEVAARVAEMLRLVQLDALGHRRPDQLSGGQRQRVALARALAKRPRVLLLDEPLGALDRALREETQAELRALQRRLGTTFVVVTHDPAEAMVLADRIGVMAAGRLVQVGPAAELYERPATRYVAGLLGDVNLIEGRLGEGGAGAVRDLDTPYGRLRAVDHHGAGPAGAPGLLTLRPERLRLAEEGLAGTLLDATYLGEKILYRVGLADGRVLRASGPPGAGPAVGAPVHLAFAPDDASLLPADSA; via the coding sequence GTGACGACGCCTGCTTCCTCCACGCCCTCGCCCGCGCCCGGCCACCTCCGCTTCGCGGCGGTGTCGAAGCGCTTCGGCTCCCATCCCGCCGTCGACAGCGTCGATCTCGACCTCGCGCCCGGCCAGGTGTTCTGCCTGCTCGGGCCGTCCGGCTGCGGCAAGTCCACGCTGCTGCGCCTGGTGGCCGGCTTCGAGGAACCGAGCGCCGGAACAATCCTCCTCGACGGGCAGGATCTTGCCGGGGTGCCGCCGCACCGGCGGCCGGTCAACATGATGTTCCAGTCCTACGCCCTGTTTCCGCACAAGGACGTGGCGGGGAACGTCGCCTACGGGCTGGAGCGGGAAGCTTTGGGCAAGGCGGAGGTCGCCGCCCGGGTCGCCGAGATGCTGCGCCTGGTCCAGCTCGACGCCCTCGGCCACCGCCGGCCCGACCAGCTCTCCGGCGGCCAGCGCCAGCGGGTGGCGCTCGCCCGGGCTCTCGCCAAGCGACCCCGGGTGCTGCTCCTCGACGAGCCGCTCGGCGCCCTCGACCGCGCCCTGCGGGAGGAGACGCAAGCCGAGCTGCGGGCGTTGCAGCGCCGGCTCGGCACCACCTTCGTGGTCGTCACCCACGACCCCGCCGAGGCGATGGTGCTCGCCGACCGCATCGGCGTGATGGCGGCGGGCCGGCTGGTTCAGGTCGGACCGGCGGCCGAGCTCTACGAGCGCCCGGCGACGCGCTACGTCGCCGGATTGCTCGGCGACGTGAACCTGATCGAGGGCCGGCTCGGGGAGGGCGGGGCCGGCGCGGTGCGCGACCTCGACACGCCCTACGGCCGCCTGCGGGCCGTCGACCATCACGGCGCCGGTCCGGCCGGGGCGCCCGGCCTCCTGACGCTCAGGCCCGAACGGCTTCGGCTCGCCGAAGAGGGTTTGGCCGGCACCCTTCTCGACGCGACCTATCTCGGAGAAAAAATCCTCTACCGGGTCGGCCTCGCCGACGGGCGGGTGTTGCGCGCCTCGGGGCCGCCCGGGGCGGGTCCGGCCGTCGGCGCCCCGGTGCATCTCGCCTTCGCGCCGGACGATGCCTCGCTGCTGCCGGCGGATTCCGCATGA
- a CDS encoding ABC transporter permease, with product MRARFRDALRSSRLPALPLLWLVAFFGLPFLVVVKISLSDPATALPPYTPVLDWDAGLAGWADVLAALDFENYRTLIADPLYLDAGLTSLTVAFGATLLLILVGYPIAYAMARAPKAWQPLLVALMVIPFWTSFLIRVYAWIAILKADGLLNQALMALGLIARPIEILNTPAAVMIGVVYAYLPFMVLPLYAVLERLDRGLIEAARDLGASRLAAFRTVTLPLSWPGLVAGALLCFIPITGEFIIPDLLGGPDTLMLGRVLWSEFFSNRDWPLASAVAVVLLVIVAGPVVLFREAEARRLERP from the coding sequence ATGAGGGCACGGTTTCGCGACGCCCTGCGGTCCTCGCGCCTGCCGGCCTTGCCGCTGCTCTGGCTCGTCGCATTCTTCGGCCTGCCGTTCCTGGTCGTCGTCAAGATCAGCCTGTCGGACCCGGCTACCGCCCTGCCGCCCTATACCCCGGTGCTCGACTGGGATGCCGGCCTCGCCGGGTGGGCCGACGTGCTCGCCGCCCTCGACTTCGAGAATTACCGCACGCTGATCGCCGACCCGCTTTATCTCGATGCGGGCCTGACCTCGCTGACCGTGGCTTTCGGCGCCACCCTGCTCCTGATCCTCGTCGGCTACCCGATCGCCTACGCGATGGCGCGGGCGCCGAAGGCCTGGCAGCCGCTCCTCGTCGCCCTGATGGTGATCCCGTTCTGGACCAGCTTCCTGATCCGGGTCTATGCCTGGATCGCGATCCTGAAGGCCGACGGGCTGCTCAACCAGGCGCTGATGGCGCTCGGGCTGATTGCGAGACCGATCGAGATCCTCAACACCCCGGCGGCGGTGATGATCGGGGTGGTCTATGCCTACCTGCCGTTCATGGTGCTGCCGCTCTACGCGGTGCTCGAACGGCTCGACCGCGGGCTGATCGAGGCCGCCCGCGACCTCGGGGCGAGCCGGCTTGCCGCCTTCCGCACCGTGACCCTGCCGCTGTCGTGGCCCGGCCTCGTCGCCGGGGCGCTGCTGTGCTTCATCCCGATCACCGGCGAGTTCATCATCCCGGATCTCCTCGGCGGGCCGGACACCTTGATGCTCGGGCGGGTCCTGTGGAGCGAGTTCTTCTCCAACCGCGACTGGCCGCTCGCCTCCGCGGTGGCGGTAGTACTCCTCGTCATCGTCGCCGGCCCGGTGGTGCTGTTTCGCGAGGCCGAGGCCCGCCGGCTGGAGCGGCCGTAA
- a CDS encoding ABC transporter permease, translated as MHRPHPLAWAALGLGLAFLYGPILVLVVYSFNASRLVTVWAGFSTQWYAGLLDNGPLVESALVTLKVALASASLATVLGTLAALALDGRRRFPGRPLLTGLVYAPMVMPEVITGLSLLLLFVGLGVPRGVWTIVIAHATFTLCFVAVVVQARLRHLDRSLLEAASDLGAAPVTVFRTVTLPLIAPAVVAGFLLAFTLSMDDLVIASFVSGPGATTLPMRLYSQVRLGVTPEINAISTLLIGAVSLAVLGASVLTARRGR; from the coding sequence ATGCACCGCCCCCATCCGCTCGCCTGGGCCGCCTTGGGTCTGGGGCTGGCCTTCCTGTACGGGCCGATCCTGGTCCTCGTCGTCTACTCGTTCAACGCGTCGCGCTTGGTCACGGTCTGGGCCGGGTTCTCGACGCAATGGTATGCCGGCCTCCTCGACAACGGCCCGTTGGTCGAGTCCGCCCTCGTCACCCTCAAGGTGGCTCTCGCCTCGGCGAGCCTCGCGACCGTGCTCGGCACGCTCGCGGCCCTGGCCCTGGACGGGCGCCGGCGCTTCCCCGGCCGGCCGCTCCTCACCGGGCTCGTCTACGCCCCGATGGTGATGCCGGAGGTGATCACCGGCCTGTCGCTGCTGCTGCTCTTCGTGGGCTTGGGCGTTCCGCGCGGCGTCTGGACCATCGTGATCGCGCACGCGACCTTCACGCTCTGCTTCGTCGCCGTCGTGGTCCAGGCCCGGCTGCGCCACCTCGACCGCTCGCTGCTCGAGGCCGCCTCCGATCTCGGCGCCGCGCCCGTCACGGTGTTCCGCACCGTGACCCTGCCGCTGATCGCGCCCGCGGTCGTCGCGGGTTTCCTCCTGGCCTTCACCCTGTCGATGGACGACCTCGTGATCGCGAGCTTCGTCTCGGGGCCCGGCGCCACCACCCTGCCGATGCGCCTCTACAGCCAGGTCCGCCTCGGCGTGACCCCGGAGATCAACGCGATCTCGACGCTGCTGATCGGGGCGGTGAGCCTGGCGGTGCTGGGGGCCTCGGTGCTGACGGCGCGGCGGGGGCGTTAG
- a CDS encoding DUF1902 domain-containing protein has translation MSAPTIRIARDPAADVWSVEESDGPGLGAEAATADALIARLPVIVADLRDEGGPVPVGIVIG, from the coding sequence ATGTCCGCGCCGACCATCCGGATCGCCCGCGACCCCGCAGCGGACGTCTGGTCCGTCGAAGAAAGCGACGGGCCGGGCCTCGGGGCCGAGGCGGCGACCGCGGACGCCCTGATCGCCCGCCTGCCTGTCATCGTGGCGGATCTGCGCGACGAGGGCGGTCCCGTCCCGGTCGGGATCGTGATCGGCTAA
- a CDS encoding type II toxin-antitoxin system Phd/YefM family antitoxin yields the protein MKVSLSEAEGQLADLVRRAETGDEVILTRQGRAAVRLVPVRAPQSVAERERILMAAREAGRAKVTPGPCAARSQDFLYDDDGLPG from the coding sequence ATGAAGGTTTCCCTCTCGGAAGCAGAAGGGCAGTTGGCCGACCTCGTGCGGCGGGCAGAGACCGGCGACGAGGTGATTCTCACCCGCCAGGGCCGGGCCGCCGTGCGGCTGGTGCCGGTGAGGGCGCCGCAATCCGTGGCGGAGCGGGAGCGGATCCTCATGGCCGCCCGAGAGGCCGGTCGTGCCAAGGTGACGCCCGGTCCTTGCGCTGCTCGAAGCCAGGATTTCCTGTACGACGATGACGGCCTGCCCGGATGA
- a CDS encoding type II toxin-antitoxin system VapC family toxin, with amino-acid sequence MIVVDTSALMAIVQGELQAAACMTVLADEFDVLISAGTLAEALIVSERRNVGDTVRALVDDLAFDVIPVTAAVAHDCATAYAQWGKGVHPAGLNLGDCFAYALARAHGCPLLFVGDDFSRTDIASALHVT; translated from the coding sequence ATGATCGTCGTCGACACGTCGGCTCTCATGGCGATCGTTCAGGGCGAGTTGCAGGCTGCAGCCTGCATGACCGTTCTTGCCGACGAGTTCGACGTTCTGATCTCGGCGGGAACCTTGGCCGAAGCCCTGATCGTCTCGGAGCGGCGAAATGTCGGCGACACCGTGAGAGCCTTGGTCGATGATCTCGCCTTCGACGTGATCCCCGTCACGGCAGCCGTGGCCCACGATTGCGCGACGGCCTACGCCCAATGGGGAAAGGGTGTGCATCCGGCCGGCCTGAACTTGGGCGATTGCTTCGCCTACGCGCTGGCCAGGGCACACGGATGCCCCTTGCTCTTCGTCGGCGACGATTTTTCCCGCACCGACATCGCGAGCGCGCTGCACGTGACCTGA
- the rutA gene encoding pyrimidine utilization protein A, producing the protein MDIGVFIPIGNNGWLISEAAPQYKPSFALNKAIVQKAEGYGLDFALSMIKLHGFGGKTEFWDYNLESFTLMAGLAAVTERIRLFASTAVLTLPPALVARMATTIESIAPGRFGVNIVSGWQKAEYAQMGLWPGDDYFGYRYDYSTEYVRVMKELWETGHSDFKGEHFRMEGCMMKPVPSSPIPIVAAGQSGRGMEFAAQYADYNFVLGTGLNTPTACAPTCARLIEATAKTGRDVGSTVLMMVIADETDAAAEARWMAYRQGADVAALAWMLDQSNQDKAASADSTATWMNLPEGAVNFNMGTLVGSYAKVARMLDEAATVPGVKGIMLTFDDFLGGLDTFGTRIQPLMACRQDRVEIAA; encoded by the coding sequence ATGGATATCGGCGTGTTCATCCCGATCGGCAACAACGGCTGGCTGATCTCGGAGGCGGCCCCGCAATACAAGCCGAGCTTTGCCCTCAACAAGGCGATCGTGCAGAAGGCGGAAGGCTACGGGCTCGATTTCGCCCTCTCGATGATCAAGCTGCACGGGTTCGGCGGCAAGACCGAGTTCTGGGACTACAACCTCGAATCCTTCACCCTGATGGCGGGCCTCGCGGCGGTGACCGAGCGGATCAGGCTCTTCGCCTCGACCGCGGTGCTGACCCTGCCGCCAGCCCTGGTCGCCCGCATGGCGACCACGATCGAGTCGATCGCCCCCGGCCGGTTCGGGGTGAACATCGTGTCGGGCTGGCAGAAGGCGGAATATGCGCAGATGGGCCTGTGGCCCGGCGACGATTATTTCGGCTACCGCTACGACTACTCCACCGAATACGTCCGGGTGATGAAGGAGCTGTGGGAGACCGGACATTCCGACTTCAAGGGCGAGCACTTCCGGATGGAGGGCTGCATGATGAAGCCTGTGCCGTCGAGCCCGATCCCGATCGTCGCCGCTGGCCAGAGCGGGCGGGGCATGGAATTCGCGGCCCAATATGCCGATTACAACTTCGTGCTCGGCACCGGCCTCAACACCCCGACCGCCTGCGCGCCGACCTGCGCCCGGCTGATCGAGGCGACCGCCAAGACCGGGCGCGACGTCGGCTCCACCGTGCTGATGATGGTGATCGCCGACGAGACCGACGCGGCGGCGGAGGCGCGCTGGATGGCCTACCGCCAGGGCGCCGACGTGGCGGCGCTCGCCTGGATGCTCGACCAGAGCAATCAGGACAAGGCCGCCTCCGCCGATTCGACCGCGACCTGGATGAACCTGCCGGAGGGGGCGGTGAACTTCAACATGGGCACGCTGGTGGGCTCTTACGCCAAGGTGGCGCGGATGCTCGACGAGGCGGCCACCGTGCCGGGGGTGAAGGGCATCATGCTGACCTTCGACGACTTCCTCGGAGGCCTCGACACCTTCGGCACCCGGATCCAGCCGCTGATGGCCTGCCGGCAGGATCGTGTGGAGATCGCCGCGTGA
- a CDS encoding helix-turn-helix domain-containing protein codes for MAAIEPAQCRAARGLLDWTQADLSAATGLSVVTVRAFEKGGEMRESNRTLLQLAFEKAGVDFIPENGGGAGVRMREPRSTGAQNC; via the coding sequence ATGGCTGCCATCGAGCCCGCTCAGTGCCGCGCCGCCCGTGGGCTTCTCGATTGGACGCAGGCCGATCTAAGCGCCGCTACCGGGCTGAGCGTCGTCACGGTTCGGGCGTTCGAGAAGGGCGGCGAGATGCGAGAGAGCAATCGCACGCTGCTCCAGCTGGCGTTCGAGAAGGCGGGAGTCGACTTCATCCCCGAGAACGGCGGTGGCGCCGGGGTGAGGATGCGGGAGCCGAGATCGACAGGAGCTCAAAACTGTTAG
- a CDS encoding recombinase family protein codes for MSQVVMYCRVSTADQTAAHQVTQAEAAGFTIDAVVADEGVSGVSTRLVDRPQGRRLFDLLRRGDVLIVRWVDRLGRDYGDVCEVIRELMRRGVVVKTIIHGMTFDGATQDPMSQAVRDALIGFMAATAQAQAEATREAQRAGIAHAKTREAAYRGRKPSYSRGQLDMVTAMLAQGASISAISRDTGLSRQSVYRIQEDPAEAEAILARWAA; via the coding sequence ATGTCTCAGGTCGTCATGTACTGCCGCGTTTCGACGGCCGATCAGACCGCCGCCCACCAAGTGACGCAGGCCGAGGCCGCGGGCTTCACGATTGATGCGGTTGTGGCGGATGAAGGCGTGTCTGGCGTCAGCACCCGCCTCGTGGATCGGCCGCAGGGCAGGCGCTTGTTCGATCTGTTGCGCCGGGGTGACGTGTTGATTGTGAGGTGGGTGGATCGGCTCGGCCGCGACTACGGCGACGTTTGCGAGGTGATCCGCGAGCTGATGCGCCGCGGCGTGGTCGTCAAGACGATCATCCACGGCATGACCTTCGACGGCGCCACTCAGGACCCGATGAGCCAAGCCGTGCGGGATGCTCTGATCGGCTTCATGGCTGCGACGGCGCAAGCGCAGGCAGAGGCAACCCGCGAGGCGCAGCGGGCGGGGATCGCCCATGCCAAGACCCGGGAAGCCGCCTACCGTGGCCGGAAGCCGTCCTACAGCCGCGGGCAGCTCGACATGGTGACTGCGATGCTCGCCCAGGGTGCCAGCATCTCGGCCATCTCCCGCGATACCGGCCTATCGAGGCAGAGCGTTTACCGTATCCAAGAGGACCCGGCCGAAGCCGAAGCGATCTTGGCGCGGTGGGCGGCGTAA